The proteins below are encoded in one region of Puntigrus tetrazona isolate hp1 chromosome 5, ASM1883169v1, whole genome shotgun sequence:
- the LOC122345512 gene encoding annexin A3-like, which translates to MSDLWDDLENFARAPCSFTAAPGERGTIKAKANFNVGEDVAALRKAIEGIGTTEKTLIDILTHRSSSQKQAISKAYEETTKRILVNDLKGDTRGSLEDVLVALARTPAVNDAKWINKAIKGAGTDTNVLIEILASRTNKQIKELSAAFAEETKKTLMQKLKTEVSGDFGKAILLLAEGARDESTNVNADKAREDAKALYQAGEKRLGTDESKFIEILCKRSIPHLRQTILEYKNISGKTLQKSIEKEISGDLEKLLVAIVKCVMSTPAYFAEKLHKSMKGVGTDETTLTRVMVSRGEVDMLDIRAEFKKLYKHSLYKEIGSDASGSYGDSLKMICGAED; encoded by the exons ATGTCAGACTTGTGg GATGACTTGGAGAATTTTGCTCGCGCTCCCTGTTCTTTCACAGCAGCG CCAGGGGAGAGAGGTACTATTAAAGCCAAAGCGAACTTTAACGTCGGTGAAGATGTTGCAGCGCTTCGTAAAGCAATTGAAGGCATAg GTACAACTGAGAAGACACTGATAGACATACTGACTCACCGGAGCAGCAGTCAGAAGCAGGCTATTTCAAAGGCGTATGAAGAAACCACAAAGAGG ATTCTTGTTAATGACCTAAAAGGCGACACACGTGGCAGTTTAGAGGACGTGCTTGTTGCTCTCGCAAGAACGCCTGCAGTTAATGACgctaaatggataaataaagcAATCAAA GGGGCTGGAACGGACACCAACGTCCTGATAGAAATACTTGCCTCACGgacaaacaaacagatcaaGGAGCTGTCTGCAGCATTTGCTGAGG aaacaaagaaaactcTAATGCAAAAGCTAAAGACAGAGGTTTCAGGAGATTTTGGAAAAGCCATCCTTCTGCTGGCTGAG GGTGCAAGGGATGAAAGCACCAATGTGAATGCAGACAAGGCTAGAGAGGATGCAAAG GCCCTCTATCAAGCAGGCGAGAAAAGACTGGGAACTGATGAGTCCAAGTTCATTGAGATCCTCTGTAAAAGGAGCATCCCTCACCTGAGACAAA CAATACTGGAGTACAAAAACATCAGTGGCAAGACTTTGCAGAAGAGCATTGAGAAGGAAATATCTGGTGATCTGGAGAAACTGCTTGTTGCCATCG TGAAGTGTGTGATGAGTACTCCTGCATACTTTGCTGAAAAACTCCACAAAAGCATGAAG GGAGTAGGTACAGATGAAACCACTCTGACCAGAGTAATGGTCAGCCGTGGAGAGGTTGACATGCTGGACATCAGAGCTGAATTCAAGAAGCTCTACAAGCATTCACTCTACAAGGAAATAGGT tcAGATGCGTCTGGCAGCTACGGTGACAGCTTGAAGATGATTTGTGGAGCAGAAGACTAG
- the LOC122345511 gene encoding annexin A3-like, with the protein MADLWEDLQSVANAAPVSFTSAPGERGTIKAASNFNVNEDVAALRKAMEGIGTTEKTLIDILTHRSSSQKQAISRVYEETTKRILVNDLKGDTSGDFEKVLVALARPPALNDAEWLITAMKGAGTDTNVLIEILASRTNKQIKELSAAFSDITKKTLTQNLKSEVSGHFGKAIIMLAEGARDESTNVNVDKAREDAKALYQAGEKRLGTDESKFIEILCKRSIPHLRQTILEYKNISGKTLQKSIEKEMSGKLEDLLVAIVKCVMSTPAYFAEKLHKSMKGVGTDETTLTRVMVSRGEVDMLDIRAEFKKLYKHSLYKEIGSDTSGNYGDCLKMICGAED; encoded by the exons atggCAGACCTGTGG GAAGACTTGCAAAGTGTTGCAAATGCTGCACCTGTTTCATTCACATCAGCG CCAGGGGAGCGAGGTACCATTAAAGCCGCATCTAACTTCAACGTCAATGAAGATGTTGCAGCTCTCCGTAAAGCAATGGAAGGCATAG GTACAACTGAGAAGACACTGATAGACATACTGACTCACCGGAGCAGCAGTCAGAAGCAGGCTATTTCAAGGGTGTATGAAGAAACCACAAAGAGG ATTCTTGTAAATGACTTGAAAGGTGACACCAGTGGTGACTTTGAAAAGGTGCTTGTTGCGCTCGCCAGACCGCCTGCACTCAACGATGCTGAATGGCTAATCACAGCAATGAAG GGGGCTGGAACGGACACCAACGTCCTGATAGAAATACTTGCCTCACGGACCAATAAACAAATCAAGGAGCTGTCTGCAGCTTTTTCTGATA TAACAAAGAAAACGCTGACACAGAATCTAAAGTCAGAAGTTTCAGGGCATTTTGGCAAAGCCATCATTATGCTTGCTGAG GGCGCGAGGGATGAAAGCACCAATGTTAACGTGGACAAGGCTAGGGAGGATGCAAAG GCCCTCTATCAAGCAGGCGAGAAGAGACTGGGAACTGATGAGTCCAAGTTCATTGAGATCCTCTGTAAAAGGAGCATCCCTCACCTGAGACAAA CAATACTGGAGTATAAAAACATCAGTGGCAAGACCTTGCAGAAGAGCATTGAGAAGGAAATGTCAGGAAAACTGGAGGATCTGCTGGTTGCCATTG TAAAGTGTGTGATGAGTACTCCTGCATACTTTGCTGAAAAACTCCACAAAAGCATGAAG GGAGTAGGTACAGATGAAACCACTCTGACCAGAGTAATGGTCAGCCGTGGAGAGGTTGACATGCTGGACATCAGAGCTGAATTCAAGAAGCTCTACAAGCATTCACTCTACAAGGAAATAGGT tctgACACATCTGGCAACTACGGGGATTGCTTGAAGATGATTTGTGGAGCAGAAGACTAA